Proteins co-encoded in one Stenotrophomonas maltophilia genomic window:
- the rplI gene encoding 50S ribosomal protein L9: MQLILLQKVTNLGNLGDLVDVKPGYGRNFLVPQGKAVPATESNKAEFEAKRAEYEAKAQAIHADAESRKAKLEGASVTIAANASTEGKLYGSVGPRDIAEAFTAAGLPLEKSEVILGEGAYRNIGEYDVLVHLHADVETTVKVVIVAEA, translated from the coding sequence ATGCAGCTGATCCTCCTGCAGAAAGTCACCAACCTCGGCAACCTGGGCGACCTGGTTGATGTGAAGCCGGGCTACGGCCGCAACTTCCTCGTGCCGCAGGGCAAGGCCGTGCCGGCCACCGAGAGCAACAAGGCCGAGTTCGAAGCCAAGCGCGCCGAATACGAAGCCAAGGCCCAGGCCATCCACGCCGACGCTGAGAGCCGCAAGGCCAAGCTGGAAGGCGCGAGCGTGACCATCGCCGCCAATGCTTCGACCGAAGGCAAGCTGTACGGCTCGGTCGGCCCGCGCGATATCGCCGAAGCCTTCACCGCTGCCGGCCTGCCGCTGGAAAAGAGCGAAGTGATCCTGGGCGAAGGTGCTTACCGCAACATCGGCGAGTACGACGTGCTGGTTCACCTGCACGCCGACGTCGAGACCACCGTCAAGGTCGTCATCGTCGCCGAAGCCTGA
- a CDS encoding CbrC family protein, which produces MAEVNPGDADWVLEHLTRDGEMVGCLFQWLECGQHRLHVDLG; this is translated from the coding sequence GTGGCGGAGGTCAACCCGGGCGACGCCGACTGGGTGCTGGAACACCTGACCCGAGACGGTGAGATGGTCGGTTGCCTGTTCCAGTGGCTGGAGTGCGGCCAGCACCGCCTTCACGTCGATCTGGGCTGA
- the asnS gene encoding asparagine--tRNA ligase, whose protein sequence is MTVVSVEHALAGKIPEGGEVTVRGWVRTVRGSANLAFVNVSDGSCFAPIQVVANDTLANFDEIKRLTSGCSVIATGTLVKSQGKGQSFEIQASALEVVGWVEDPLTYPIQPKPMSPEFLREVAHLRPRTNLFGAVTRIRNCLAQAVHRFFHENGFNWISTPIITTSDAEGAGQMFRVSTLDMVNLPRDEKGAIDFSRDFFGKETFLTVSGQLNVEAYCLALSKVYTFGPTFRAENSHTTRHLAEFWMIEPEIAFADLAEDARLAEEFLKYLFRAVLNERGDDLAFIAERVDKNAITKLEDFINAPFERIDYTDAVSLLQKSGKKFDFPVEWGLDLQTEHERWLTEEHVGRPVVVTNYPEHIKAFYMRLNDDGKTVAAMDVLAPGIGEIIGGSQREERLDVLDARMAQFGLDREHYSWYRDFRRYGSVPHAGFGLGFERLVVYVCGLSNIRDAIPYPRAPGSADF, encoded by the coding sequence ATGACGGTGGTCAGCGTTGAACATGCGCTTGCCGGGAAGATCCCGGAAGGCGGCGAAGTCACGGTACGCGGATGGGTGCGCACGGTGCGCGGTTCAGCGAATCTGGCCTTCGTGAATGTGAGCGACGGCTCCTGCTTCGCCCCGATCCAGGTCGTGGCCAACGACACCCTGGCCAACTTCGACGAGATCAAGCGCCTGACCAGCGGCTGCTCGGTCATCGCCACCGGCACCCTGGTGAAGTCGCAGGGCAAGGGCCAGTCGTTCGAGATCCAGGCCAGTGCGCTGGAAGTGGTCGGCTGGGTGGAAGACCCGCTGACCTACCCGATCCAGCCCAAGCCGATGTCGCCGGAGTTCCTGCGCGAAGTGGCGCACCTGCGCCCGCGCACCAACCTGTTCGGCGCGGTCACCCGCATCCGCAACTGCCTGGCCCAGGCCGTGCACCGTTTCTTCCACGAGAACGGCTTCAACTGGATCAGCACCCCGATCATCACCACCTCCGACGCCGAAGGCGCCGGCCAGATGTTCCGCGTGTCCACCCTGGACATGGTGAACCTGCCGCGCGACGAGAAGGGCGCGATCGATTTCAGCCGCGACTTCTTCGGCAAGGAAACCTTCCTGACCGTGTCCGGCCAGCTGAACGTCGAGGCCTACTGCCTGGCGCTGAGCAAGGTCTACACCTTCGGCCCGACCTTCCGCGCCGAGAACAGCCACACCACCCGCCACCTGGCGGAGTTCTGGATGATCGAGCCGGAAATCGCCTTCGCCGACCTGGCCGAAGACGCGCGCCTGGCCGAAGAGTTCCTGAAGTACCTGTTCCGCGCGGTGCTGAACGAGCGTGGCGACGATCTGGCCTTCATCGCCGAGCGCGTGGACAAGAACGCGATCACCAAGCTGGAAGACTTCATCAATGCACCGTTCGAGCGCATCGACTACACCGATGCGGTCAGCCTGCTGCAGAAGTCCGGCAAGAAGTTCGACTTCCCGGTCGAATGGGGCCTGGACCTGCAGACCGAACACGAGCGCTGGCTGACCGAGGAACACGTCGGCCGCCCGGTGGTGGTGACCAACTATCCGGAGCACATCAAGGCCTTCTACATGCGCCTGAACGACGACGGCAAGACCGTTGCCGCGATGGACGTGCTGGCCCCGGGCATCGGCGAGATCATCGGCGGCAGCCAGCGCGAAGAGCGCCTGGATGTGCTGGATGCGCGCATGGCCCAGTTCGGTCTGGATCGCGAGCATTACAGCTGGTACCGCGATTTCCGCCGCTATGGCTCGGTGCCGCACGCCGGCTTCGGCCTCGGCTTTGAACGCCTGGTGGTCTACGTCTGCGGGCTGTCCAACATCCGCGATGCGATCCCCTACCCGCGCGCCCCGGGCAGCGCGGACTTCTAA
- a CDS encoding FMN-binding negative transcriptional regulator: protein MFTPRAFAETDLLWLDRLLARDPFVTVLTPGSDGLPELTRMPVLYQRDGDRIELRGHWARANPQSRYRGEAKVLVDGPHGYVSASWYPDKEPAARVPTWNYAAAELRGQLQTFDDTAALADLVGAISDRFEASVGQAWQFDATRAEHGPELRAIVGFRFQVEHVQLKLKLSQNHPEANQQAVIAALEALATPSYQELAQWMRWHREQAARSD, encoded by the coding sequence ATGTTCACCCCGCGCGCCTTCGCCGAGACCGACCTGCTCTGGCTGGACCGACTGCTGGCGCGCGACCCGTTCGTCACCGTACTCACCCCCGGCAGCGATGGCCTACCCGAACTGACCCGGATGCCGGTGCTGTACCAGCGTGACGGTGACCGCATCGAACTGCGCGGCCACTGGGCCCGCGCCAACCCGCAATCACGTTATCGCGGCGAGGCCAAGGTGCTGGTCGATGGCCCGCATGGCTATGTGTCTGCCAGCTGGTATCCGGACAAGGAACCGGCCGCGCGGGTGCCGACCTGGAACTACGCCGCCGCCGAACTGCGTGGCCAGCTGCAGACATTCGACGATACCGCTGCGCTGGCCGATCTGGTCGGAGCGATCAGCGACCGTTTCGAAGCCAGCGTCGGCCAGGCCTGGCAGTTCGATGCCACGCGCGCCGAGCATGGCCCTGAGCTGCGCGCGATCGTCGGCTTCCGCTTCCAGGTCGAGCACGTGCAGTTGAAGCTCAAGCTCAGCCAGAACCATCCGGAGGCCAACCAGCAGGCGGTGATCGCCGCGCTGGAGGCACTGGCCACCCCTTCTTACCAGGAGCTGGCGCAATGGATGCGCTGGCACCGCGAACAGGCTGCCCGCAGCGACTGA
- the smc gene encoding chromosome segregation protein SMC — translation MRLSTIKLSGFKSFVDPTTLHLPTNMTGVVGPNGCGKSNIIDAVRWVMGESSASRLRGDSLTDVIFSGSNARKPVSQATVELIFDNSDHTISGEYASFNEISVKRTVSRDGTSNYYLNGTKCRRRDITDLFLGTGLGPRSYSIIEQGMISQIIEARPEDLRVYLEEAAGISKYKERRKETETRIRHTRENLDRLGDLRDEISKQLEHLKRQARQAEQYQALQEERRVKDAEWKALEFRGLDGRLSKLREGLSQEETRLQQLIADQRDAEARIETSRVRREEAADALNTAQAAVYQVGSTLARLEQQIQHQRELSQRLHKARDETQQALAELGQHISGDEARLGVLREAVEAASPQLEALQEENEIKQESLREAEDRLAGWQQRWEQHTSQSSEASRAGDVERTRVDYLDKQILDADRRRQALAAERAGLDVDALEEAFEQLHLQHDTQKTALDELTEEVEQRKEGVAAVQEQQRAGQNELAELRKQANALRGRLASLETLQQAALGQEQGAAVAWLKARGLDSAARVGERLEVDAGWENAVESALGELIEGVLVDDPGRLVDALGELGEGRIALVAHDDAELKVAPTSLAARVRGPAAIRRLLAPLHGARDLAEAKALQSGLPEGDSIITQGGERLGRGWLRVSRSGAAQQGALLREREINELREQIEQLQEREAALEEQLSGFREQLLAAEQQREDAQRTLYQAHRAVSELAGQLQGQQGKVEAARSRIDRIEGELKQLQETLEANSEQAREARSRLENAVSSMGDLESTRQRLEGERRQLTEARDLARDAARGVRERAHSLALTLESQRAQLASLGQALERMGTQRGQLDSRLGELHLQLDEGDSPVESLQAEHQNALEERVRADRVLTEARTLLDGIDAELRNYEQTRHQRDEQALAQRERISQRKLDQQALVLSAETLQGAVEKAGFVMQDVLNALPEDARLGDWEQAVHQIDGRMRRLEPVNLAAIHEYGEASQRSEYLDAQHVDLTTALETLEDAIRKIDRETRGRFKDTFDRVNAGVQALYPRLFGGGHAYLELTGEDLLDTGVTIMARPPGKRVSSISLLSGGEKAMTAVALVFAIFQLNPAPFCLLDEVDAPLDEANVGRLANMVKEMSEKVQFLFVSHNKATMEAAHQLSGVTMREPGVSRLVSVDLEEAARLAGAA, via the coding sequence ATGCGTCTTTCCACGATCAAGCTGTCCGGCTTCAAGTCGTTCGTCGATCCGACCACCCTGCACCTGCCGACCAACATGACCGGCGTGGTGGGGCCCAATGGCTGCGGCAAGTCGAACATCATCGATGCCGTGCGCTGGGTCATGGGCGAGAGTTCGGCCAGCCGCCTGCGCGGCGACTCGCTGACCGACGTGATCTTCTCCGGTTCCAACGCCCGCAAGCCGGTCTCGCAGGCGACCGTCGAGCTGATCTTCGACAACTCGGATCACACGATTTCCGGCGAGTACGCCTCGTTCAACGAAATCTCGGTCAAGCGCACGGTCAGCCGCGACGGCACCAGCAACTACTACCTCAACGGCACCAAGTGCCGCCGCCGCGACATCACCGACCTGTTCCTCGGTACCGGCCTGGGCCCGCGCAGCTACTCGATCATCGAGCAGGGCATGATCAGCCAGATCATCGAGGCGCGCCCGGAAGACCTGCGCGTGTACCTGGAAGAGGCCGCCGGCATCTCCAAGTACAAGGAGCGCCGCAAGGAGACCGAGACCCGCATCCGCCACACCCGCGAGAACCTGGACCGGCTGGGTGACCTGCGCGACGAGATCAGCAAACAGCTGGAACACCTCAAGCGCCAGGCCAGGCAGGCCGAGCAGTACCAGGCGCTGCAGGAAGAGCGCCGGGTCAAGGATGCCGAGTGGAAGGCGCTTGAGTTCCGGGGCCTGGACGGTCGCCTGTCGAAGCTGCGCGAAGGGCTGTCGCAGGAAGAGACCAGGCTGCAGCAGCTGATTGCTGACCAGCGCGACGCCGAGGCCCGTATCGAGACCTCGCGCGTGCGCCGCGAAGAGGCTGCCGATGCGCTCAACACCGCACAGGCGGCGGTCTACCAGGTGGGCAGCACGCTGGCGCGCCTGGAGCAGCAGATCCAGCATCAGCGCGAGCTGTCGCAGCGCCTGCACAAGGCGCGCGATGAAACGCAGCAGGCGCTGGCCGAACTGGGCCAGCACATCAGCGGCGATGAGGCCAGGCTGGGCGTGCTGCGCGAGGCGGTGGAGGCCGCGAGTCCGCAGCTGGAAGCGCTGCAGGAAGAGAACGAGATCAAGCAGGAAAGCCTGCGCGAGGCCGAGGACCGTCTGGCCGGCTGGCAGCAGCGCTGGGAACAGCACACCTCGCAGAGTTCGGAAGCTTCGCGCGCTGGCGATGTCGAGCGCACCCGCGTGGACTACCTGGACAAGCAGATCCTCGACGCCGACCGGCGCCGCCAGGCGCTGGCCGCCGAGCGCGCCGGGCTGGACGTGGATGCGCTGGAAGAAGCCTTCGAGCAGCTGCACCTGCAGCACGACACGCAGAAGACCGCACTGGATGAGCTGACCGAGGAAGTCGAGCAGCGCAAGGAAGGTGTCGCCGCCGTGCAGGAACAGCAGCGCGCGGGCCAGAACGAACTGGCCGAGCTGCGCAAGCAGGCCAACGCCCTGCGCGGCAGGCTGGCATCGCTGGAAACCCTGCAGCAGGCTGCGCTTGGCCAGGAGCAGGGCGCGGCCGTCGCCTGGCTGAAGGCCCGCGGGCTGGATTCGGCGGCACGCGTCGGCGAGCGCCTGGAGGTCGATGCCGGCTGGGAAAACGCGGTGGAAAGCGCACTCGGCGAGCTGATCGAAGGCGTGCTGGTCGATGACCCGGGCCGCCTGGTCGACGCGCTGGGCGAACTGGGCGAGGGCCGCATCGCGCTGGTCGCCCATGACGATGCCGAGCTGAAGGTCGCGCCGACCTCGCTGGCCGCACGCGTGCGCGGCCCGGCGGCAATCCGCCGGCTGCTGGCGCCTCTGCATGGCGCCCGGGATCTGGCCGAGGCCAAGGCGTTGCAGTCCGGGCTGCCCGAGGGTGATTCGATCATCACCCAGGGCGGCGAACGCCTGGGCCGGGGCTGGCTGCGGGTGTCGCGCTCCGGTGCGGCCCAGCAGGGTGCACTGCTGCGCGAGCGCGAGATCAACGAACTGCGCGAGCAGATCGAGCAGCTGCAGGAGCGCGAGGCCGCGCTGGAAGAGCAGCTGTCGGGCTTCCGCGAGCAGTTGCTGGCGGCCGAGCAGCAGCGCGAGGACGCGCAGCGCACGCTGTACCAGGCGCATCGTGCGGTGTCCGAACTGGCTGGCCAGTTGCAGGGCCAGCAGGGCAAGGTCGAGGCCGCGCGCAGCCGCATCGATCGCATCGAAGGCGAACTGAAGCAGCTGCAGGAAACGCTGGAAGCCAACAGCGAGCAGGCGCGTGAAGCCCGTTCGCGGCTGGAGAACGCGGTCAGCAGCATGGGCGATCTGGAGTCGACCCGGCAGCGGCTGGAAGGCGAACGCCGCCAGCTGACCGAGGCCCGCGACCTCGCACGCGATGCCGCACGTGGGGTGCGCGAGCGCGCGCATTCGCTGGCCCTGACCCTGGAATCGCAGCGGGCGCAGCTGGCGTCACTCGGCCAGGCACTGGAGCGCATGGGCACCCAGCGTGGCCAGCTCGATTCGCGCCTGGGTGAGCTGCACCTGCAGCTGGATGAAGGTGATTCACCGGTCGAATCGCTGCAGGCCGAGCACCAGAATGCGCTGGAAGAACGCGTGCGCGCCGACCGCGTGCTGACCGAGGCGCGCACGCTGCTCGATGGCATCGACGCCGAGCTGCGCAATTACGAGCAGACCCGCCACCAGCGCGACGAACAGGCATTGGCGCAGCGCGAGCGCATTTCGCAGCGCAAGCTGGACCAGCAGGCCCTGGTGCTCAGTGCCGAGACCCTGCAGGGCGCTGTGGAGAAAGCCGGTTTCGTCATGCAGGACGTGCTCAACGCCCTGCCCGAGGACGCCCGCCTGGGCGACTGGGAGCAGGCCGTGCACCAGATCGATGGCCGCATGCGCCGGCTGGAGCCGGTCAACCTGGCCGCCATCCACGAGTACGGCGAGGCCTCGCAGCGCTCGGAGTACCTGGATGCCCAGCATGTGGATCTGACCACCGCGCTGGAAACGCTGGAAGATGCCATCCGCAAGATCGACCGCGAGACCCGTGGCCGCTTCAAGGACACCTTCGACCGCGTCAACGCCGGCGTGCAGGCGCTGTATCCGCGCCTGTTCGGTGGCGGCCATGCGTATCTGGAGCTGACCGGCGAGGACCTGCTCGATACCGGCGTGACCATCATGGCGCGGCCGCCGGGCAAGCGCGTGTCCAGCATCTCGCTGCTGTCCGGCGGCGAGAAGGCGATGACCGCGGTGGCGCTGGTGTTTGCCATCTTCCAGCTGAACCCGGCGCCGTTCTGTCTGCTGGACGAGGTGGACGCACCGCTGGACGAGGCCAACGTCGGTCGCCTGGCCAACATGGTCAAGGAAATGAGCGAAAAGGTGCAGTTCCTGTTCGTCAGCCACAACAAGGCGACGATGGAGGCCGCGCACCAGCTGTCGGGCGTGACCATGCGCGAGCCGGGTGTCAGCCGGCTGGTCAGTGTCGACCTGGAAGAGGCCGCACGATTGGCGGGCGCGGCCTGA
- the zipA gene encoding cell division protein ZipA, with protein MSDTALLRIGILAAGLLLIAAIFLFGRPKKKPQGRRVEGAEPTSGERREPVLGEDGVAVAGGRLEPGMGGEGEQAELGLADTDAGAASDLGKRATQDFDKIVSLFVAARAGEQLRGEDIVVAAEKTGLVFGHMNVFHRLVEGHPERGPIFSMASIMKPGSFDMANIRAMETPAIAFFLTLPAPLTALDAWEKMLPTVQRMAELLDGVVLDDSRNALGRQRIAHIRDELRAYDRQHQAPPLTKTPRW; from the coding sequence ATGTCCGACACGGCACTTTTGCGCATCGGCATCCTGGCCGCCGGCCTGCTGTTGATCGCCGCGATCTTCCTGTTTGGCCGCCCGAAGAAGAAGCCCCAGGGGCGCCGCGTGGAAGGCGCGGAACCGACCAGCGGCGAGCGTCGCGAGCCGGTCCTGGGTGAGGATGGCGTCGCCGTGGCCGGTGGCCGCCTCGAACCCGGCATGGGCGGAGAGGGCGAGCAGGCCGAACTGGGCCTGGCCGACACCGACGCAGGCGCAGCCAGCGACCTGGGCAAGCGCGCGACCCAGGATTTCGACAAGATCGTCTCGCTGTTCGTGGCCGCCCGCGCGGGCGAACAGCTGCGTGGCGAAGACATCGTGGTGGCAGCGGAGAAGACCGGCCTGGTGTTCGGCCACATGAACGTGTTCCACCGCCTGGTGGAAGGCCACCCCGAGCGCGGCCCGATCTTCTCCATGGCCAGCATCATGAAGCCGGGAAGCTTCGACATGGCCAACATCCGTGCCATGGAAACCCCGGCCATCGCTTTCTTCCTGACCCTGCCGGCGCCGCTGACCGCGCTGGACGCCTGGGAGAAGATGCTGCCGACCGTGCAGCGTATGGCCGAACTGCTTGACGGCGTGGTGCTGGATGATAGCCGCAATGCGCTCGGCCGCCAGCGCATCGCGCACATCCGTGACGAGCTGCGCGCCTACGACCGCCAGCACCAGGCGCCGCCGCTGACCAAGACGCCGCGCTGGTAA
- the can gene encoding carbonate dehydratase, translated as MKDIHRLLQNNRDWADRIAQEDPEFFHQLAKQQHPEYLWIGCSDSRVPANQIIGMAPGEVFVHRNVANVVAHSDLNCLSVVQYAVDQLKVKHILIVGHYGCGGVHACLHNTRVGLADNWLRHVGDVVQKHQGILDAIEDDELKHARLCELNVIEQVANLCRSTIVEDAWARGQKLMVHGWVYSLKNGRVSEMGIDVGAPEELKPAYEKALSYVPRQGRRD; from the coding sequence ATGAAAGACATCCATCGCCTGCTGCAGAACAACCGCGACTGGGCCGACCGCATCGCCCAGGAAGATCCGGAGTTCTTCCACCAGCTGGCCAAGCAGCAGCATCCGGAATATCTGTGGATCGGCTGCTCCGACTCGCGCGTGCCGGCCAACCAGATCATCGGCATGGCGCCGGGTGAAGTCTTCGTGCATCGCAACGTCGCCAATGTGGTGGCACACAGCGACCTGAACTGCCTGAGCGTGGTGCAGTACGCGGTGGACCAGCTGAAGGTGAAGCACATCCTGATCGTCGGCCACTACGGCTGCGGCGGCGTGCATGCCTGCCTGCACAACACCCGCGTCGGACTGGCCGACAACTGGCTGCGCCACGTCGGCGATGTCGTGCAGAAGCACCAGGGCATCCTCGATGCGATCGAGGATGACGAGCTGAAGCATGCACGCCTGTGCGAACTGAACGTGATCGAGCAGGTCGCCAACCTGTGCCGCTCGACCATCGTCGAGGACGCCTGGGCGCGCGGCCAGAAGCTGATGGTGCACGGCTGGGTCTACAGCCTGAAGAACGGCCGGGTCAGCGAGATGGGCATCGACGTCGGTGCACCGGAAGAGCTCAAGCCGGCCTACGAAAAGGCCCTGTCCTACGTGCCGCGCCAGGGCCGGCGCGACTGA
- the rpsR gene encoding 30S ribosomal protein S18 yields the protein MSKFFRRRKFCKFTAEGVKEIDYKDLSTLRQYLTENGKIVPSRVTGTKSKYQRQLATAVKRARFLALIPYTDNHDV from the coding sequence ATGTCCAAGTTCTTCCGTCGCCGCAAGTTCTGCAAGTTCACGGCTGAAGGTGTGAAGGAGATCGACTACAAGGATCTCAGCACCCTGCGCCAGTACCTGACCGAGAACGGCAAGATCGTGCCGAGCCGCGTCACCGGTACCAAGTCGAAGTACCAGCGCCAGCTGGCGACCGCCGTCAAGCGCGCTCGCTTCCTGGCCCTGATCCCGTACACCGACAACCACGACGTCTGA
- the rpsF gene encoding 30S ribosomal protein S6, with translation MSRHYEIVFMVHPDQSEQVPAMIERYKSLVENGNGTIHRLEDWGRRQLAYPIQNLVKAHYVLMNIEADQTVLNELTESFRFNDAVLRNLVIKRDEADTEQSLIMKSKDEKGDKPERGERRRRDDEEGESTTTADNEAGDDAASAA, from the coding sequence ATGAGTCGTCATTACGAAATCGTGTTCATGGTCCACCCGGACCAGAGCGAGCAGGTCCCGGCCATGATCGAGCGCTACAAGTCGCTGGTCGAGAACGGCAACGGCACCATCCACCGTCTGGAAGACTGGGGCCGCCGCCAGCTGGCGTACCCGATCCAGAACCTGGTGAAGGCCCACTACGTGCTGATGAACATCGAAGCCGACCAGACCGTTCTGAACGAGCTGACCGAAAGCTTCCGCTTCAACGACGCCGTGCTGCGCAATCTGGTCATCAAGCGTGACGAGGCTGACACCGAGCAGTCGCTGATCATGAAGAGCAAGGACGAGAAGGGTGACAAGCCGGAGCGCGGTGAGCGCCGTCGTCGTGACGACGAAGAAGGCGAGTCCACCACCACCGCTGACAACGAAGCCGGCGACGACGCCGCTTCTGCCGCCTAA
- a CDS encoding HesB/IscA family protein — MAVSLTPIAFERVQRFVAQTPGALGLRFGVTKTGCSGWGHVTDLARDEREGDTVFDQDGVKIYVDAKSLALVDGTVIDFGKHGLSETFTFSNPNATAECGCGESFTTDADKA; from the coding sequence ATGGCTGTCAGCCTGACCCCCATTGCCTTCGAGCGCGTGCAGCGCTTTGTCGCCCAGACCCCCGGCGCGCTCGGCCTGCGCTTCGGCGTGACCAAGACCGGCTGTTCCGGCTGGGGCCACGTGACCGACCTGGCCCGCGACGAGCGCGAGGGCGACACCGTGTTCGACCAGGACGGCGTGAAGATCTATGTCGACGCCAAGAGCCTGGCGCTGGTGGACGGCACCGTGATCGACTTCGGCAAGCACGGGCTGAGCGAGACGTTCACGTTCAGCAACCCCAATGCCACGGCCGAGTGCGGTTGCGGCGAGAGCTTCACCACCGACGCCGACAAGGCCTGA
- the kynU gene encoding kynureninase, with protein MSDLLSRTHAIALDAADPLRPLRNEFLIPRHGGGEQTYFVGNSLGLQPRGAQAAVQEVMKQWGELAVEGHFTGPTQWLSYHRLVSAQLAHVVGALPSEVVAMNTLSVNLHLMMVSFYRPTIERPVILMEAGAFPTDRHAVEAQIRFHGFDPTECLVEVQPDEPNGTISQVAIERAIAAHGPRLALVLWPGVQYRTGQAFDLDAITRAARLQGARIGFDLAHSVGNLPLRLHEVAPDFAVWCHYKYLNSGPGAVAGAFVHERHHRDTTLPRFAGWWGHEESTRFQMAPQFTPAIGAEGWQLSNPPILGLAPLRASLDLFERAGMETLRSKSLALTGMLEALVRARLSSVLHIITPADPQRRGCQLSLRVIGGRERGRALFEHLRGIGVLGDWREPDVIRISPTPLYNRYLDVHHFVEEVEAWAGL; from the coding sequence ATGTCCGACCTGCTCAGCCGCACCCACGCCATTGCCCTGGACGCCGCCGATCCGCTGCGCCCGCTGCGTAACGAATTCCTGATTCCGCGCCATGGCGGCGGCGAACAGACCTACTTCGTCGGCAACTCGCTGGGCCTGCAGCCGCGCGGTGCGCAGGCCGCGGTACAGGAGGTGATGAAGCAATGGGGCGAGCTGGCGGTGGAAGGCCACTTCACCGGCCCCACGCAGTGGCTGTCCTACCACCGCCTGGTGAGCGCGCAGCTGGCCCACGTGGTCGGCGCACTGCCCAGCGAAGTGGTGGCGATGAACACGCTGAGCGTGAACCTGCACCTGATGATGGTCAGCTTCTACAGGCCGACGATCGAGCGCCCGGTGATCCTGATGGAGGCCGGCGCGTTCCCCACCGATCGCCATGCCGTTGAGGCACAGATCCGCTTCCACGGCTTCGACCCCACCGAGTGCCTGGTGGAGGTACAGCCGGATGAGCCCAATGGCACGATCTCGCAGGTGGCAATCGAACGCGCCATCGCCGCGCACGGCCCACGCCTGGCGCTGGTGCTGTGGCCGGGCGTGCAGTACCGCACCGGCCAGGCCTTCGACCTGGACGCGATCACCCGCGCGGCGCGACTGCAGGGCGCGCGCATCGGCTTCGACCTGGCGCATTCGGTGGGCAACCTGCCACTGCGCCTGCATGAGGTGGCCCCCGATTTCGCCGTGTGGTGCCACTACAAGTACCTCAACAGCGGCCCGGGCGCGGTTGCCGGCGCGTTCGTGCACGAGCGCCACCACCGCGACACCACGCTGCCGCGCTTTGCCGGCTGGTGGGGCCACGAAGAGAGCACCCGCTTCCAGATGGCGCCGCAGTTCACCCCGGCCATCGGTGCCGAAGGCTGGCAGCTGAGCAATCCGCCGATCCTCGGCCTGGCCCCGCTGCGCGCCTCACTGGACCTGTTCGAGCGTGCCGGCATGGAGACGCTGCGCAGCAAATCGCTGGCACTGACCGGCATGCTTGAAGCGCTGGTACGCGCGCGCCTGTCCAGCGTGCTGCACATCATCACTCCGGCCGATCCGCAGCGCCGTGGTTGCCAGCTGTCGCTGCGCGTGATCGGCGGTCGTGAGCGCGGCCGTGCCCTGTTCGAGCACCTGCGTGGCATCGGCGTGCTCGGCGACTGGCGCGAACCGGACGTCATCCGCATCTCGCCCACCCCGCTCTACAACCGCTACCTGGACGTGCACCACTTCGTCGAGGAAGTGGAAGCCTGGGCCGGCCTGTAA
- a CDS encoding 3-hydroxyanthranilate 3,4-dioxygenase — protein sequence MLASPINLHAWIEEHRHLLKPPVGNKMIDNGDFIVMVVGGPNSRTDYHYDEGPEWFYQLEGEMVLKVQEDGAVRDIPIRAGEIFLLPARVPHSPRRPPGGVGLVVERKRLPHERDGVIWHCERCNHKLYEEYFTLQNIETDLPKVFARYQASLELRTCSQCGHVDPLPAPVAG from the coding sequence ATGCTCGCCTCGCCGATCAACCTGCACGCCTGGATCGAAGAACATCGCCACCTGCTGAAACCGCCGGTGGGCAACAAGATGATCGACAACGGCGACTTCATCGTGATGGTGGTGGGTGGGCCGAACTCGCGCACCGACTACCACTACGACGAAGGCCCGGAGTGGTTCTACCAGCTCGAAGGCGAGATGGTGCTGAAGGTGCAGGAAGACGGCGCGGTACGCGACATTCCGATCCGCGCCGGCGAGATCTTCCTGCTGCCGGCCAGGGTGCCTCACTCGCCGCGGCGCCCGCCCGGCGGTGTCGGCCTGGTGGTCGAACGCAAGCGCCTGCCGCATGAACGTGACGGCGTGATCTGGCACTGCGAGCGCTGCAACCACAAGCTCTACGAAGAGTACTTCACGCTGCAGAACATCGAGACCGATCTGCCCAAGGTCTTTGCCAGATACCAGGCCAGCCTTGAACTGCGCACCTGCAGCCAGTGCGGGCACGTGGACCCGTTACCGGCGCCAGTGGCGGGCTGA